The window CCATTAGAATTGCCAAATGTTTTTACACCTAATGGTGATTCTCAAAATGATGTTTTCTTAAGCGATGATTTAATTCCAGGTATTCATACAAATATTGATTTTCTAGTTTTTAATCGTGATGGTCAAATTGTTCATTCACAAACTAATTACGATTATCAAAATACATTGTGGGATGGTACTACAAATGAGTCAGATAATCAGCAACTTTCAGATGGTGTTTATTATTATGTTTTAGAATTATTTAATACTGCAAGTAAAAGGCAGGAGTATTACAGTGGATATATCCATTTATTTAGAGGAAGTTAGATAAGAATTTTATAAAATTTATTAATATGAAAAAATTATTACTTTTATTCATACTGATAAACTATTGTTGTTTTGGTCAGTTAAATTTAAATTGGGAAGAGACTAATACAGGCTCTGCTGCTACTATTTCAGTAGGTGAATTTGTTCTTTGGGGTATGTCAAATCCAACCTTAAACGGAGAGGTTCTACCGTCAGGATCCTTAATTGGAGTTTTTTATATTGATGGTAATGGGGATTATGCTTGTGGTGCTGGTGAAACTTGGCTTGGAGATGGAATGATTGCACTTTCCCCATGGGGAGATGACTCAACAACAGGAGATATTGATGGTTTTTCTGATGGGGAGTCATTTAATTGGTTTGTCAGAGTTTGTGATGGCACTTGTTGGAGTGATTCTGATGGTGATGGTATTTTAGATGCTGATGAAGTTTTAGATGGAACAGATTATTATTCTTCGGATGCAGTTATGGTTTCTGCTAATGGTCAGTTAACAGGCACTACTTATGCTACAAATGCATTAACAGGCCTTGAGTCATCAGATTTTACAGAGTATACAGAAGATGATGCGGGAGGAAATGAATTAGAGGAATGTTCTTGTCTTGATGGAACAGCGACTCAAATCGTATCTTCAGTTTGTTTTATTCCAGTTGGAGGATGCACAGACATAGAAGCTTCGAATTACTGTTATACTGGTAGTTTGTTTCCTGTTTTTTCAGCTGAGGATTGTCAATATGAGGGTAGTATTTCTGGCTGTATGTGCGATGAAGCTCAAAACTTCGATTCAAATGCTACAATTGATGATGGTTCGTGTATTATTGTTAATGGTGGCTGTAGCAACCCTTTAGCAAATAATTATTCAGGTGAAGAGTGTGCCTCTGGAATTTTTATTGCTGAAGAGTGTGAATTGCCCGGATGTATTTGTGATCTTGCAACGAATTTTGACCCAACTGCTACAATTGATGATGGTTCTTGTGTTATTATGAGTGGTGGATGTTCAAATCTTGAAGCTATTAATTATTCAGGTGATGAATGTGCTTCTGGATTTTTTATTTCTGAAGATTGTCAATTAGAGCAACTTGCTGTTGGTCCTATGGATTATACTATTACTGATGGTAATATGATTATACAGGTTAGTAATGATGTTGTTTTATTTAATGACGAATTAGCACCCTCAGGTGCTACCTTAGGTGTTTTTTATACTAGTGAAGCTACAAATGAATTACTTTGTGGAGGTAATGCTACTTTTTCTTCTGAAGAGAATCAATACGCTATTGCTGCTTGGAAAGCTGAAGGTGCTGATAATGGTTTCCAAGAAGGTGAAGTTTTTACTTGGGTGTTGCAAATTGGTTCTGATTTCTTTGTTGCAGATATGGCTATGATGAATACCGAAAGCATCTTTTCAGATACTTTTACTAATAATGGTTTTGGTCAAGTTGTGAGTTTGAATTTTTCAGGAGAATTAACCTCTATTTTAGGTTGTACAGATTCAAGTGCATTTAATTATAACCCTGATGCAAGTTTTGATGATGGTTCTTGTTATAACCTAGAATTTAGCTATACAATAACCGATGCAAATATGACAATCCAGGTTTCCCAGTCTGCAATTCAATTTAATGGTGTTGAACCTTCCTGTGGTTCATTATTAGGAGGTTTTTATACAAATGATAATGGTGAATTAACATGTGCTGGATACCAAGTTTGGTGTGATGATTTTTCAAACAATCAATTAGCTGTACCACTTTTTGCAGCTGAAACAGGTTTTGATAATGGCTTTGATACAGGTGAAAGTATAACTTGGGTATTGTCTGTTAGTGGACAAAATTTTATTGCAGAAAGTTCAACAATGAACCCTGTAGGTTTTTCTACTAATTTTACACCAAATGGATTTGGGCAATTATTAGTGGGTATATTTAATGGAGATATTTTAGGATGTATAGATGAAACTGCATGTAATTATAATATAGATGCTAATTTAGATGATGGTAATTGTGATTTTGTAAGTTGTTTAGGATGTCTAGACGAAACAGCATGTAATTATGATAATTCTGCTACTATTGATGATAATAGTTGTATTCTACAAACTGTTTGGTTTAGTGATGTAGATGAAGATGGATTGGGTGCAGGTTTTTCGATAACATCATGTAATGACCCCTCTGTGTCTGGTGGGATGTTTGTAGATAATAACGAGGATATATGTCCTAATAATTCTTTTAATATATCCGGATGTACTGATATAAATTCATTTAATTATAATGAAAATGCATGCTTTGATGACGGTTCATGTATTTTAGTAATTTTAGGATGTACAGATGATACTGCATTTAACTATGATTCTTCAGCAAATACAGACGATGGTTCATGTATTTCAGTAATTTTAGGATGTACAGACGATACTGCATTTAACTATGATTCTTTAGCAAACACCGATAATAATTCATGTTGTTACATCGCAGGTTGTACAAATGAAAATTCGATTAATTACAACCCTAATGCTTGTTTAGATAATAATTCATGTATTGCTACTATTTTAGGATGTACAGATTTTACAGCATTTAATTATGACTCAACTGCTAATACAGATGATGGATCATGTATTTCAGTTGTTTTAGGTTGCATAGATGATTTAGCATGTAATTATAATTTAGATGCCAATACAACTGATGGATCATGTACATATCCCGAACAGTTTTATGATTGTTCTGGTTCATGTTTAAATGACAATGATGGAGATCTTATTTGTGATGAATTGGAAACTCTTGGTTGTACAGATAACACAGCTTTTAATTACAATGAATTAGCTACTGAAGATGATGGTTCATGTATTGCAGTAGTTCTAGGATGTACTGATTTGTTAGCTCTTAATTATGACTCAAGTGCTAATACGGATGAAGGTAATTGTTGTTATGTTGAAGGTTGTATTGATTCTACTGCATTTAATTATAATGAAAATGCATGTTTTGATAATGGTACATGTATTTCAATAGTTTTAGGATGTACTGATTTTACAGCCTTTAATTATGATTCTTCAGCAAACACTGATGATGGATCTTGTCTCCCATTTACTTATGGTTGCTTAGATTTAAATGCGTGTAATTATGATGACTCAGTAAATACTGATGATGGTTCATGTACATATCCAGATGACTTCTATAATTGTGATGGTAGTTGTATTTCAGATATTGATAATGATGGTGTATGTGATCAATTAGAATTAGGAGGTTGTACAAATTCTAATGCACTTAATTATAATCCAGAAGCAACAGAAGATAGTGTTTGTATTTTTACTGGTTGTTTGAATGCAACTGCATGTAATTTTGATCCAAATGGTATTTTTAATGAATTTGTCGATTGTGAATACGAATCCTGTGCTGGCTGTACTAATCCTGAAGCAGATAATTATAATTCATCTGCTACAATTGATGATGGAACTTGTATTGTTTCAGGATGTACTGATTTTGAGGCATGTAATTATAATATAGACGCTAATAATGAAAATTTCTCATGTTTGTATCCAATAGATTTATTTGGTTTTGATTTTGTTGATTGTTCAGGCGTATGTTTAAATGATTCTGATGTAGATGGTGTATGTGATGAAATTGAGGTTTTCGGTTGTACAGATTTGGAGGCTTTTAATTATATTCCATCTGCAACTGAAGATGATGGTTCTTGTGAACCAGTATTATTTGGTTGTTTAGATAATTCAGCATGTAATTATGATGAATCAGTTAATACAGATGATGGTTCTTGTAATTATCCTATTGAAGGATTTGATTGTGATGGAAATCAATTAGATTTTGATACTCCTTGGGGAAATAATAGTGGTTGTGCCTTTAATAATCATGTAGTAGGATTTTCTTTAGAT is drawn from Flavobacteriales bacterium TMED191 and contains these coding sequences:
- a CDS encoding T9SS C-terminal target domain-containing protein, translating into MKKLLLLFILINYCCFGQLNLNWEETNTGSAATISVGEFVLWGMSNPTLNGEVLPSGSLIGVFYIDGNGDYACGAGETWLGDGMIALSPWGDDSTTGDIDGFSDGESFNWFVRVCDGTCWSDSDGDGILDADEVLDGTDYYSSDAVMVSANGQLTGTTYATNALTGLESSDFTEYTEDDAGGNELEECSCLDGTATQIVSSVCFIPVGGCTDIEASNYCYTGSLFPVFSAEDCQYEGSISGCMCDEAQNFDSNATIDDGSCIIVNGGCSNPLANNYSGEECASGIFIAEECELPGCICDLATNFDPTATIDDGSCVIMSGGCSNLEAINYSGDECASGFFISEDCQLEQLAVGPMDYTITDGNMIIQVSNDVVLFNDELAPSGATLGVFYTSEATNELLCGGNATFSSEENQYAIAAWKAEGADNGFQEGEVFTWVLQIGSDFFVADMAMMNTESIFSDTFTNNGFGQVVSLNFSGELTSILGCTDSSAFNYNPDASFDDGSCYNLEFSYTITDANMTIQVSQSAIQFNGVEPSCGSLLGGFYTNDNGELTCAGYQVWCDDFSNNQLAVPLFAAETGFDNGFDTGESITWVLSVSGQNFIAESSTMNPVGFSTNFTPNGFGQLLVGIFNGDILGCIDETACNYNIDANLDDGNCDFVSCLGCLDETACNYDNSATIDDNSCILQTVWFSDVDEDGLGAGFSITSCNDPSVSGGMFVDNNEDICPNNSFNISGCTDINSFNYNENACFDDGSCILVILGCTDDTAFNYDSSANTDDGSCISVILGCTDDTAFNYDSLANTDNNSCCYIAGCTNENSINYNPNACLDNNSCIATILGCTDFTAFNYDSTANTDDGSCISVVLGCIDDLACNYNLDANTTDGSCTYPEQFYDCSGSCLNDNDGDLICDELETLGCTDNTAFNYNELATEDDGSCIAVVLGCTDLLALNYDSSANTDEGNCCYVEGCIDSTAFNYNENACFDNGTCISIVLGCTDFTAFNYDSSANTDDGSCLPFTYGCLDLNACNYDDSVNTDDGSCTYPDDFYNCDGSCISDIDNDGVCDQLELGGCTNSNALNYNPEATEDSVCIFTGCLNATACNFDPNGIFNEFVDCEYESCAGCTNPEADNYNSSATIDDGTCIVSGCTDFEACNYNIDANNENFSCLYPIDLFGFDFVDCSGVCLNDSDVDGVCDEIEVFGCTDLEAFNYIPSATEDDGSCEPVLFGCLDNSACNYDESVNTDDGSCNYPIEGFDCDGNQLDFDTPWGNNSGCAFNNHVVGFSLDGLNSGDYVGVFYLDDNGNYVFSQGIEYIGSNFSLTICGDDETTLEKDGFDSNEPFFWQIWPAGEDCSYPMNVEYSENQPSAGSFEFEGISEIISYTGSPLSVSLSVSDVTCNGGSDGFVTLDINGGIAFGDASYIIEGDLENLTVGNYFITVTDYNGCQEIIEFTINEPDLLNASFNAINVSCNGANDGSIDVVVEGGAGIYTYQWSNGETTQNISDVIAGSYDLLVIDENECTASIAVEITEPNELLLAYDLSTQYSGYGVSCYGESDGFIDVTVEGGTGIYSYLWSNGEITQNLTGITAGFYDLVVTDENGCSASIDVEIEEPSQLESLSTISNYNGYAISCFGGSDGFINVSTNGGAGDYTYIWSGTSSENISNLGSGTYYLTTIDSNGCSIDSEFIINEPTEINVTVSVENPECYGNLGSADINVSGGIENYTYLWLDQDGTPLTATEQGNIENIGAGIYTVLVTDENGCENTESVEISEPSEFTVTGISSNYGSDYEISCNGANDGFIDVTVEGGTFPYTYNWSNGLVSQDLYNLTSGTYVLIVTDFNGCEISLNFTLEEPESLLITSETTSGEYSNCSSGSASVFVTGGTEPYEYLWSNGAIDSEITSLCGGEYFVTITDGNGCVVEQELTVDYLSPEGWDVTETNLLHTIDIPADAVMLLDQVTLTPGDYVGVFFDNEDGTQTCGGYAMWIDENTQVIAYGNDGSNNGFDELEQFKWRVWNNETETQAYGFVVYDDSYSDERNFIAGGESGILASIFATYQSIPLNENPYTDWDIISTYINSNENVQSMFEPILEELVIIKDANGLVYWPDLEINTLVNLNNHDAFGIKTLYPNELTVYGDFIQPEDIEFNLAGWNYISYPRYLSMPLESALLDLLGNIKLLKDDSGNVYWPELNINTVDQLFPGEGYVLKVFEDQLFNFPSNSDGIFNIGELVSPNYSGRLSLDQPSYYTDFQKTNNNMTIGIPLDAWNDFEIQDGDEIAVLDLEGNIFGVAILENSNNVLVVWGNDDLSMEKDGMFSGEKLFFELWDESTNNLYDLNFTWQEGDDNYIINGISIVSNASVTNKQSNVFKSIKCYPNPNTGAFNIEMLINNETDVVIDIFNSIGKKVYSYDCGLLSIGSYNLPFSLKNNVQGMYYLEVRSDFESKKIVFNITE